A genome region from Arachis duranensis cultivar V14167 chromosome 8, aradu.V14167.gnm2.J7QH, whole genome shotgun sequence includes the following:
- the LOC107461153 gene encoding uncharacterized protein LOC107461153, with protein MASAEKRLAEFLNEKQEPFILELYLLERGYSKRLTSKSTSLSKRKKSVFPFSKLLTALHKKLAFHNQKFCAAANSDRFSTASSSTVFHSCSDFDEDRTSSASHTDNIPSSQHATNNGKHCQTCLEQGQELNEDVSRITMERRIQNYGVLAPKKITEDSLLSAALWSLLIQTAKSESYGYRMQLQELLGTNKSNQGVFDCEREEEAGQHVGHESKSKIMKLLTLDYSKSMNEWSKFEQHVKAVSVEIAEGILEGVKHEIVSDMIQISDFEIINTNRILFLP; from the exons ATGGCTTCAGCAGAGAAAAgactggcagagtttctgaatGAGAAACAAGAGCCTTTCATCCTAGAGCTTTACCTTCTAGAAAGAGGCTACTCAAAAAGATTGACTTCAAAGTCAACAAGTCTCagtaagagaaagaaaagtgtcTTTCCATTCTCCAAACTGCTAACAGCTCTACACAAGAAACTCGCTTTCCACAACCAAAAATTTTGTGCTGCTGCAAACTCAGATCGCTTCTCAACCGCTAGCAGCTCAACCGTCTTCCATTCATGCTCTGATTTCGACGAAGACAGAACCTCTTCAGCATCACACACTGATAATATACCTTCCAG CCAGCATGCTACCAACAATGGAAAGCACTGCCAAACATGCTTAGAACAAG GTCAAGAATTGAATGAGGATGTTTCTAGGATCACAATGGAAAGGAGAATACAGAATTATGGTGTTCTTGCACCCAAGAAAATCACGGAGGATTCGCTGCTTTCGGCAGCACTGTGGAGCTTACTCATTCAGACAGCAAAAAGCGAAAGCTATGGCTACAGAATGCAACTGCAAGAGCTTCTTGGAACAAATAAGTCCAACCAGGGAGTATTCGATTgcgagagagaagaagaagcgggtCAACACGTTGGTCATGAGTCAAAGTCAAAGATAATGAAGTTGTTGACTTTGGATTACTCCAAATCTATGAATGAATGGAGTAAGTTTGAGCAGCATGTTAAGGCCGTTAGCGTTGAGATTGCCGAGGGAATTTTGGAAGGCGTGAAACATGAAATTGTGTCAGATATGATTCAGATTTCAGATTTTGAAATCATCAACACCAACCGCATTCTCTTCCTACCTTAG